One window from the genome of Sardina pilchardus chromosome 12, fSarPil1.1, whole genome shotgun sequence encodes:
- the LOC134098212 gene encoding lysophosphatidylserine lipase ABHD12-like, which produces MRKRPDKSSEVHQEKSHFKVQERQSSRSKRGTRVLVQMVVTIGILYLCIPVAQRLFPGFLSHPMFSYVAPFYTDLSRPADFSLNHTVNLYLSPQEGIRLGIWHTVPETLWQEAQGKDLGWYEQTLQNGAPIFIYLHGNGGTRCCTESGATHRIGVVNLLSAAGFHVFSLDYRGFGDSSGEPTEAGLTTDALYLYQWVRARSGSSLIIFWGHSLGTGVAANTAVRLQEQGTTIDGVMLEGAFSKIPPGQEGAHHPFAWFYWRFPYFEYLFLDPMSKNKVVFPSGENVRKMKSPLLILHAEDDHLVPLFMGQELFEIARNSRNSDEDVKLVPFERSLGYLHNGIYRDPRLPDIIKQFVSSLKN; this is translated from the exons ATGCGAAAACGACCCGATAAATCAAGTGAAGTGCATCAGGAAAAAAGCCACTTCAAAGTGCAAGAAAG GCAGTCTTCGAGGTCTAAAAGGGGCACTAGGGTATTGGTGCAAATGGTGGTGACTATTGGTATTTTGTACTTGTGCATACCTGTTGCACAGCGACTTTTCCCTGGATTCCTGAGCCATCCAATGTTCTCTTATGTTG CTCCTTTCTACACCGATCTCAGTCGTCCAGCAGACTTCTCCCTCAATCACACGGTTAACCTCTACCTGTCACCGCAGGAAGGCATACGTCTGGGAATATG GCACACAGTTCCAGAAACCCTTTGGCAGGAAGCTCAGGGGAAGGATCTGGGATGGTACGAGCAGACCTTACAAAACGGAGCTCCGATATTCATCTACCTGCATGGAAATGGGGGCACGAGGTGCTGCACTGAGTC AGGCGCCACTCACAGAATTGGAGTGGTGAAT CTTTTGAGTGCTGCTGGCTTCCATGTTTTCTCACTGGACTACagag GTTTCGGAGATTCCTCTGGTGAACCGACTGAAGCAGGCCTGACTACTGACGCCCTCTATCTGTACCAGTGGGTAAGAGCACGCAGTGGGAGCAGCCTGATTATATTCTGGGGACATTCACTTGGCACAGG AGTTGCCGCTAACACTGCAGTGAGACTACAAGAACAAG GAACCACTATTGATGGAGTCATGCTAGAGGGAGCATTCTCAAAAATACCGCCTGGACAAGAAGGAGCCCACCATCCATTTGCCTGG TTTTACTGGAGATTCCCCTATTTTGAATATCTTTTCCTGGACCCCATGTCAAAGAACAAAGTGGTCTTTCCAAGTGGCGAAAA TGTTAGGAAGATGAAGTCTCCTCTGCTGATTCTTCATGCTGAAGATGATCATCTTGTACCATTGTTCATGGGTCAGGAG CTGTTTGAGATTGCACGGAATTCACGAAACTCAGATGAAGATGTCAAGCTTGTTCCTTTTGAGAGATCCCTTGGATACCTGCATAATGGAATCTACCGGGATCCTCGACTTCCTGACATCATTAA ACAGTTTGTGTCTTCATTGAAAAATTGA